GATTATTTTTTCCAAATGTTTTTTTCTCTTTATTCTTTTTATTTTCTATATAATACATCTATTTTTTCTCCATATTATAAATAAGGCAATAAAATGATTTGCATATTTATTTGTTTATTCTTTTTGAAAGACGCTAAATAAATATTAAGGGTTTTACCCTAATATTTTGCAGGTCTTTTAATAGATATTAACTTCTATTGAGCCATTTTCCCGGGAGATTTCCCGGAAGAGTTTGATAATCAATTTTCCATAAGAACCCAGGTTTTCTATTATCTTGTCTGAATAATAAATATTGATTTTTTTTTGAGAAAAGTCTGTTGATAGACAATCCCACAGCGCATCTAAATTATTACCATAATATTCGGGCAGTGACAGCTTCTCTTTTAAATACTCATGAGTTGTAACTTTGTCTGTCATTCTATATCCGTTTAGCCGTATTTCTATCATCTTAATCCCCTAATATAATCTCTCAAAAGTACTATAGTGGTCATCTGTATAAAAAATGAGTCCATCATTGGAATACACAATACGTTCGGCTCCCCGGTATCCTCCGTGATAATTGATATCACACTCGTAATATCGACGACCTTCTGCTTCCGGCAAAAGCCCTTCCCTGTTGTAAAATCTATCACCACCAATTGATTTTTTGTCAGTAACATCCCAGAGGTTCCCTTTGGAATTATCCCAGCCTAAGTCCCGGGCATCACTTTTTGTAATGAAATTTTGCGGGAGTTCTTTAAATTTATAAATATAGTCAGCCACTTCTTCTTTTGTGGAATAACTCAATCCCTCTTCTATTTTTATTTTACCAGACTCAGAATTTGTGTTTGGGGTTTTTCCATCTTCAGAAATAGCTGTATTAGATAAATTTGCCGGTTCTTCCTTTTTAGCTGATTGACATCCTACCAGGACTGCAAAAACAATAAATACCAATAGGATTGTCAGCAATTTTTTCCATTTTGTAATTGAATACATCTTTCCTCCCTGTATTAATCTTCCCAGGCCTATATTCTATATTTATTTCAAAAGCTTTGTATTTTACATAATTTGCAAATAAAAAAACTTATACATAAACATTATCTACCAAAAATACTTAATTTTTTAAAATACATCTCTACGATTTAAAAGTTTTAATTGTGACGATATGCAGAGTGACAGCCGCTGCAATAAACAACAATAACACTTTCACATAATAATCATCAACTATAAAAACAGATAATAATATGGTAAACCATAACGCAAAAATAGTCCATAATTTTACTGTGAGAGAAATACCTTTTCCTTCCCGGTAATTTTTAATATAATTACCAAACCATCTATTATGCAGAATCCAGTAATAAAATCTCTCTGAACTTCTTGCATAAGAAGCAGCAGCCAATAAAAAGAAGGGAGTGGTAGGTAAAATGGGTAAAAAGATGCCAACTACACCAAAACCAACAAAAACTGTTCCCAGTGCAATTAATGTCCCTCTTACAATCTTGTTAGATGTTTTTCTAATATTAATACTCCTCAATTTTAGTAATATTCAGGTTAACAAAAAGATTCAAGGCATCTACAAAGATTTGGCTTTCATAATTGTAGATGCCTTTATTGTTTTCTTAATAATCTTTTTTATTTTTATACCTCTTTTTACTTAAATCTTTTTAAACTAAATTATTAACACTACTCAAAATTATTACAAATAATATAACAGGAATCTATGAATCGCTTCT
The DNA window shown above is from Atribacterota bacterium and carries:
- a CDS encoding barstar family protein, coding for MIEIRLNGYRMTDKVTTHEYLKEKLSLPEYYGNNLDALWDCLSTDFSQKKINIYYSDKIIENLGSYGKLIIKLFREISRENGSIEVNIY
- a CDS encoding ribonuclease domain-containing protein; the encoded protein is MYSITKWKKLLTILLVFIVFAVLVGCQSAKKEEPANLSNTAISEDGKTPNTNSESGKIKIEEGLSYSTKEEVADYIYKFKELPQNFITKSDARDLGWDNSKGNLWDVTDKKSIGGDRFYNREGLLPEAEGRRYYECDINYHGGYRGAERIVYSNDGLIFYTDDHYSTFERLY
- a CDS encoding YbaN family protein, yielding MRSINIRKTSNKIVRGTLIALGTVFVGFGVVGIFLPILPTTPFFLLAAASYARSSERFYYWILHNRWFGNYIKNYREGKGISLTVKLWTIFALWFTILLSVFIVDDYYVKVLLLFIAAAVTLHIVTIKTFKS